From Amycolatopsis sp. YIM 10, the proteins below share one genomic window:
- a CDS encoding transcriptional regulator produces MTTSDLSGGETLGDPATQRDPIFETGPRLALCALLQGANWVEFATTRDLIGISDSAVSKHSRTLEEAGYLEIRKGAVGRRPRTWLRLTPSGRTALNGHLTWLTSLRHAVDETTERAPSGDSR; encoded by the coding sequence GTGACCACGTCCGATCTTTCCGGCGGTGAAACCCTCGGCGACCCGGCCACCCAACGTGACCCGATCTTCGAAACCGGGCCGCGGCTGGCACTGTGCGCGCTGTTGCAGGGCGCCAACTGGGTCGAATTCGCCACCACCCGCGACCTCATCGGGATCAGCGATTCCGCCGTCTCCAAGCACAGCCGCACCCTCGAAGAAGCCGGCTACCTCGAAATCCGCAAGGGAGCGGTCGGCCGAAGGCCCCGGACCTGGCTGCGGCTCACGCCGTCCGGCCGCACCGCGCTGAACGGCCACCTCACCTGGCTGACCAGTCTGCGCCACGCCGTCGACGAAACCACTGAGCGGGCTCCCTCCGGCGACTCTCGATAG